A genomic stretch from Croceibacterium aestuarii includes:
- a CDS encoding nuclear transport factor 2 family protein, which yields MNSKPPAVAQNHDALLASPDPKLAANKRLVYDMYRIVLQAGLADRAGEFIAQDYVQHNPNAGQGLAGVQDYIRKTRPERPISDKLELPLIQLIAEGDYVMTSFVRPEKDKDGQTYYSTWFDLYRIEDGKIAEHWDPMLKSDPPIDPNDKKL from the coding sequence ATGAATTCCAAGCCGCCCGCGGTCGCTCAGAACCACGACGCGCTGCTTGCCAGCCCCGATCCGAAGCTCGCCGCCAACAAGCGCCTGGTCTACGACATGTACCGCATCGTGCTGCAGGCCGGTCTGGCCGACCGCGCGGGCGAGTTCATCGCGCAAGACTACGTCCAGCATAACCCCAACGCCGGACAAGGCCTGGCCGGAGTGCAGGACTACATCCGCAAGACCCGTCCCGAGCGGCCGATCTCGGACAAGCTCGAGTTGCCGCTGATCCAGCTGATCGCCGAGGGCGACTACGTGATGACCAGCTTCGTTCGTCCGGAAAAGGACAAGGACGGACAGACATACTATTCGACCTGGTTCGACCTCTACCGCATCGAGGACGGCAAGATCGCCGAGCACTGGGACCCGATGCTCAAGAGCGACCCGCCGATCGATCCCAACGACAAGAAGCTCTGA
- a CDS encoding septal ring lytic transglycosylase RlpA family protein: protein MEISQTLRSSGLAAALLALSACGGGAKFRPVSDVPVRIGPPYTVRGITYTPRADSAYDRVGYATWYGPESGNRTANGERFQPDWVSAAHTTLPLPTYVEVTDLDTGRRIIVRVNDRGPFSGRGRIIDLSRGAAKELGVLRKGVAPVRVRAAEPSDKDRRRLREGKSAKPLDPVPERDLRRLRERLAAGG, encoded by the coding sequence ATGGAGATTTCGCAGACGCTTCGCAGCTCGGGTCTGGCGGCGGCGCTGCTGGCGCTCTCGGCGTGCGGGGGAGGCGCCAAGTTTCGCCCGGTCAGCGACGTGCCGGTGCGGATCGGGCCGCCCTACACGGTGCGCGGGATCACCTACACGCCGCGCGCGGACAGCGCTTACGACCGCGTCGGCTACGCAACCTGGTACGGCCCCGAATCCGGCAACCGGACCGCCAACGGAGAGCGCTTCCAGCCCGACTGGGTCAGCGCCGCGCACACAACCTTGCCGTTGCCGACCTACGTCGAGGTGACCGACCTCGACACGGGGCGGCGGATCATCGTGCGGGTCAACGACCGGGGGCCTTTCTCGGGCCGCGGCCGCATCATCGACCTCTCGCGCGGCGCGGCGAAGGAGCTGGGCGTGCTGCGCAAGGGGGTCGCCCCGGTCCGGGTGCGCGCGGCGGAGCCCTCGGACAAGGATCGCAGACGCTTGCGCGAGGGCAAGTCGGCCAAGCCGCTCGATCCCGTGCCCGAGCGAGACCTGCGCCGACTGCGCGAACGGCTGGCGGCGGGCGGCTAG
- a CDS encoding PepSY-associated TM helix domain-containing protein: MASANSTSVRLRRAWFQVHKWIGLALAILIIPLCLTGSALVWDEWVNDALNPQRSAETAPRQSAAFYADAARKALEPGETLLSLTWPEGEGAVMATAAQPGPRRGRPVRTQIWLDPADGHVLDKASSGEGAVRFMHILHGSLMIPGVGRQIVGWIGVAMLISALSGLWLWWPFKGGLRRGLRWKRMPTTSGNLHHQGGFWIAIPLAILSFTGAWISFPAFFGAMSGDADGPPRGFRGFGAAPVEQVRLSPDAAIAAARPLAEGPLLSLSWPTRPDAAWTLRYEGLDGPVTVADATGQAMPPPPAEPESTARLMRRIHDGNGMPVWWQVLIFLGGLVPVALAVTGVMMWLRGRRVKGSVRAAFVDQTSG; encoded by the coding sequence GTGGCGAGTGCGAATTCGACGAGCGTCAGGCTGCGCCGGGCATGGTTCCAGGTCCACAAGTGGATCGGTCTGGCCCTCGCGATCCTTATCATTCCGCTGTGCCTGACCGGCTCGGCGCTGGTGTGGGACGAGTGGGTGAACGATGCGCTCAATCCGCAGCGTTCGGCCGAAACCGCTCCGCGGCAGAGCGCCGCGTTCTACGCCGACGCCGCCAGAAAGGCGCTCGAACCGGGCGAAACCTTGCTCAGCCTCACCTGGCCCGAGGGCGAAGGCGCGGTCATGGCCACCGCCGCCCAGCCGGGGCCGCGGCGCGGCCGCCCGGTGCGCACGCAGATCTGGCTCGACCCGGCCGACGGGCACGTGCTCGACAAGGCAAGCAGCGGCGAAGGCGCGGTGCGGTTCATGCACATCCTCCACGGCTCGCTGATGATCCCGGGGGTGGGCCGCCAGATCGTCGGCTGGATCGGCGTGGCCATGCTGATCTCCGCGCTCTCCGGGCTCTGGCTGTGGTGGCCGTTCAAGGGCGGCTTGCGGCGCGGCCTGCGCTGGAAACGCATGCCGACGACAAGCGGCAACCTGCACCACCAGGGCGGGTTCTGGATCGCCATCCCTCTGGCGATCCTCTCGTTCACCGGGGCGTGGATCAGCTTTCCGGCCTTCTTCGGCGCGATGTCGGGCGATGCCGACGGCCCCCCGCGCGGCTTCCGCGGATTTGGCGCCGCTCCGGTCGAGCAGGTCCGCTTGAGCCCCGACGCAGCGATCGCCGCCGCGCGGCCGCTGGCCGAAGGTCCGCTGCTTTCGCTGTCATGGCCGACCCGGCCCGACGCGGCCTGGACGCTGCGCTACGAGGGGCTCGACGGGCCCGTCACGGTCGCGGACGCCACCGGCCAGGCAATGCCTCCGCCCCCGGCCGAGCCCGAAAGCACCGCCCGGCTGATGCGCCGCATCCACGACGGCAACGGAATGCCGGTCTGGTGGCAGGTGCTGATCTTCCTGGGCGGCCTCGTCCCCGTCGCCCTTGCCGTCACCGGCGTGATGATGTGGCTACGCGGACGCCGCGTCAAAGGCAGCGTGCGCGCCGCCTTTGTCGATCAGACCAGCGGCTGA
- a CDS encoding aldehyde dehydrogenase, whose amino-acid sequence MIPQGVMIRNPDKLFIGGEWVAPLSGEHIEVESPVTEEIVARVAAAGDADMDRAVAAARKAFDEGPWPTTPPAERGAMLMKMADVLERRVPEIAAAWCAQIGGLEQRSEMMQMGSVMGMRGIAALGESFAWTETRKGQMVDTAVIAREPVGVVVGIAPWNAPFGIMLNKVAYALIAGCTIVMKPSPETPLEAYIIAEASEEAGIPPGVVNLVPADREASDHLIHSDAIDKVSFTGSSAAGMHIASVCGSKMTRATFELGGKSAAIVRDDFPIEDAANILGNTITMMSGQICAMLSRAIVTKDRHDELAGAIAKVMKGVKIGDPSDPETQLGPLAMKRQLERVEMYIEEGRKSGADLVTGGQRPPHMNKGYYIEPTLFANVDNTSRIAQEEIFGPVLCLIPAEDEEDAIRIANESNFGLNGSVMTTDAQAAYDIARKVRTGVVGQNGMRMEFGQPFGGFKQSGIGREGGEEGLWAYLETKTILLDAEPVV is encoded by the coding sequence ATGATCCCCCAAGGCGTAATGATCCGCAACCCCGACAAGCTGTTCATCGGCGGCGAATGGGTCGCCCCGCTCTCGGGCGAGCATATCGAGGTCGAAAGCCCGGTGACCGAAGAAATCGTCGCCCGCGTGGCGGCCGCGGGCGATGCCGACATGGACCGCGCGGTCGCCGCGGCGCGCAAGGCGTTCGACGAAGGGCCGTGGCCGACCACGCCCCCCGCGGAACGCGGCGCCATGCTGATGAAGATGGCCGACGTGCTCGAACGCCGCGTGCCCGAAATCGCCGCGGCCTGGTGCGCACAGATCGGGGGGCTCGAGCAGCGCTCGGAAATGATGCAGATGGGCTCGGTCATGGGCATGCGCGGGATCGCCGCGCTGGGCGAAAGCTTCGCCTGGACCGAGACGCGCAAGGGCCAGATGGTCGACACTGCGGTCATCGCCCGCGAACCGGTCGGCGTCGTCGTCGGCATCGCTCCGTGGAATGCGCCCTTCGGCATCATGCTCAACAAGGTCGCTTACGCGCTGATCGCCGGTTGCACGATCGTCATGAAGCCTTCGCCCGAGACCCCGCTCGAGGCCTACATCATCGCCGAGGCGTCCGAGGAAGCGGGCATTCCGCCGGGCGTCGTCAACCTCGTGCCTGCCGACCGCGAGGCCTCGGACCACCTGATCCACTCGGACGCGATCGACAAGGTCAGCTTCACGGGCTCCTCGGCGGCGGGCATGCACATCGCCAGCGTATGCGGCTCCAAGATGACCCGCGCCACCTTCGAGCTCGGCGGCAAGTCCGCCGCCATCGTGCGCGACGACTTCCCGATCGAGGATGCCGCCAATATCCTCGGCAACACCATCACCATGATGAGCGGCCAGATCTGCGCGATGCTGAGCCGGGCGATCGTCACCAAGGACCGCCACGACGAACTCGCCGGGGCGATCGCCAAGGTCATGAAGGGCGTCAAGATCGGCGACCCGTCCGATCCCGAAACCCAGCTCGGCCCGCTGGCGATGAAGCGCCAGCTCGAGCGCGTCGAGATGTACATCGAAGAGGGCAGGAAATCGGGCGCCGACCTCGTCACGGGCGGCCAGCGCCCGCCGCACATGAACAAGGGCTACTACATCGAGCCGACCCTGTTCGCCAACGTCGACAACACCAGCCGCATCGCCCAGGAGGAGATCTTCGGGCCCGTGCTGTGCCTGATCCCGGCCGAAGACGAGGAAGACGCGATCCGCATCGCCAACGAGAGCAACTTCGGCCTCAACGGCTCGGTCATGACCACCGACGCGCAGGCCGCCTACGACATCGCCCGCAAGGTGCGCACCGGCGTGGTCGGACAGAACGGCATGCGGATGGAATTCGGCCAGCCGTTCGGCGGCTTCAAGCAGTCGGGCATCGGCCGCGAGGGCGGGGAGGAAGGCCTGTGGGCCTATCTCGAAACCAAGACGATTCTCCTCGACGCCGAGCCGGTGGTCTAA
- a CDS encoding PQQ-dependent dehydrogenase, methanol/ethanol family, with the protein MKRLIVLAALALAACSYGAGDAAKVDTSTYGAGDDWASPGGDWAESHFSRLTDISADNVGQLGLAWEYDLGTARVQEATPVVIDGVMYTSGNLGRVYALDAATGKELWTFTPEVDGQVNRYACCDQANRGVAVHGGKVYVAALDGVLYALDAKTGAVAWQVDTVADHTRAYTSTGAPRIAGSLVVIGNAGAEDDTRGYITAYDAASGKQAWRFWTVPHDPKQGPQESQALEAAVKTWDPNSAWDIGGGGTAWDTIVYDPQFDQVIFGVGNGTPYPMSARSPAGGDNLYLECLVALDAKTGELKWYFQETPKDQADYDAVQPMVLTTIAVNGEDRPVLLHSPKNGFMFVVDRETGKPLAANALVRTSWADGWDLEKGPNLTPEGSDYSHEPKIVFPATPGARNWYPAAYDPKRQSYFVHVLDMGNLMFTTGPAGPVKRDPKFMNAGAAIIFSPDLQAAAPGLPPPVRAAMEKTEQWQWVKDKPFSSELRAIDPMTGKTKWAVPAAGWQDRFGTLATASGLVFHGTVGGRFFARDADSGKALWQVDTGTSIMAAPMTYRVNGVQYIAVQAGWGGGGWSFVPGYSAAYQRGNANRILVFKVGGGPVTVPPPLPPIEPAPSPPAQAPGVTPATLALGQGLFTANCAMCHSNQPRSGAPDLRRMAESIHDQFDNIVLKGLLAPNGMPRWDDRLSAEQVKAIHAYLISLQGPLHDREMALKKAGKPLDSQSLTILSSY; encoded by the coding sequence ATGAAAAGGCTGATCGTCCTTGCCGCGCTGGCGCTCGCCGCGTGCTCCTACGGCGCCGGCGATGCCGCGAAGGTCGACACCTCGACCTACGGTGCGGGCGACGACTGGGCGAGCCCGGGCGGCGACTGGGCCGAAAGCCACTTCTCGCGCCTGACCGACATTTCCGCCGACAACGTCGGCCAACTCGGGCTGGCATGGGAATACGACCTCGGCACTGCCCGCGTGCAGGAAGCGACGCCGGTGGTGATCGACGGGGTTATGTACACCTCGGGCAATCTCGGCCGGGTCTATGCGCTCGATGCTGCCACGGGCAAGGAACTGTGGACCTTCACGCCCGAGGTCGACGGGCAGGTCAACCGCTATGCCTGCTGCGACCAAGCCAACCGCGGGGTCGCCGTACACGGCGGAAAGGTCTACGTCGCCGCGCTCGACGGCGTGCTCTACGCGCTCGACGCCAAGACCGGCGCTGTCGCCTGGCAGGTCGATACCGTTGCCGACCATACCCGCGCCTACACCAGCACCGGCGCGCCGCGGATCGCCGGCAGCCTCGTCGTCATCGGCAACGCCGGGGCGGAGGACGACACGCGCGGCTACATCACCGCCTACGACGCGGCGAGCGGCAAGCAGGCGTGGCGCTTCTGGACCGTGCCGCACGATCCCAAGCAGGGGCCGCAGGAAAGCCAGGCGCTGGAGGCGGCGGTCAAGACCTGGGATCCGAATTCGGCGTGGGACATCGGCGGCGGCGGCACCGCGTGGGACACGATCGTCTACGATCCGCAGTTCGACCAGGTCATCTTCGGGGTCGGCAACGGCACGCCCTATCCGATGTCGGCGCGCTCGCCCGCGGGCGGAGACAACCTCTACCTCGAGTGCCTGGTCGCGCTCGACGCGAAGACCGGCGAGCTCAAGTGGTACTTCCAGGAAACGCCCAAGGACCAGGCCGACTACGACGCGGTGCAGCCGATGGTGCTGACCACGATCGCGGTGAACGGCGAGGATCGCCCGGTGCTGCTACATTCGCCGAAGAACGGCTTCATGTTCGTGGTCGACCGCGAGACCGGCAAGCCGCTCGCCGCCAATGCGCTGGTGCGCACGAGCTGGGCCGATGGGTGGGACCTCGAGAAGGGGCCGAACCTGACGCCCGAAGGCTCCGACTATAGCCATGAGCCGAAGATCGTCTTCCCGGCCACGCCCGGCGCGCGCAACTGGTACCCCGCGGCTTACGATCCCAAGCGGCAGAGCTACTTCGTCCACGTGCTCGACATGGGCAACCTGATGTTCACCACCGGGCCGGCCGGCCCGGTGAAGCGCGATCCCAAGTTCATGAACGCGGGCGCGGCGATCATTTTCTCGCCCGACCTGCAGGCGGCCGCGCCCGGACTGCCGCCGCCGGTGCGCGCAGCGATGGAGAAGACCGAGCAGTGGCAGTGGGTCAAGGACAAGCCCTTTTCGAGCGAACTGCGCGCCATCGACCCGATGACCGGCAAGACCAAATGGGCGGTTCCTGCGGCGGGCTGGCAGGACCGCTTCGGCACGCTCGCCACCGCTTCCGGCCTGGTGTTTCACGGCACCGTCGGCGGCCGGTTCTTCGCCCGCGACGCCGATAGCGGCAAGGCCCTGTGGCAGGTCGACACCGGCACCTCGATCATGGCCGCGCCGATGACCTACCGGGTGAACGGCGTGCAGTATATCGCGGTGCAGGCCGGCTGGGGCGGGGGCGGCTGGAGCTTCGTCCCCGGCTATTCGGCCGCTTACCAGCGCGGCAATGCCAACCGCATCCTGGTGTTCAAGGTCGGTGGCGGTCCGGTGACCGTACCGCCGCCGCTGCCCCCGATCGAACCCGCGCCTTCCCCGCCTGCGCAGGCGCCCGGCGTCACGCCGGCCACGCTGGCGCTGGGGCAGGGCCTGTTCACCGCCAATTGCGCGATGTGCCATTCGAACCAGCCGCGCTCGGGCGCGCCGGATCTGAGGCGGATGGCGGAGAGCATCCACGACCAGTTCGACAACATCGTGCTCAAGGGCCTGCTCGCGCCGAACGGCATGCCGCGCTGGGACGACCGGCTCAGTGCCGAGCAGGTCAAGGCGATCCACGCCTACCTGATCAGCCTGCAGGGCCCGCTGCATGACAGGGAGATGGCGCTGAAGAAGGCGGGCAAGCCGCTCGACTCGCAGAGCCTGACGATTTTGAGTAGTTACTGA
- a CDS encoding SDR family oxidoreductase: MGKIIVTGASGQFGHAAAKMLLERIPAEDLIVLSRTTDKLAEFVEAGAHVRQADFDDPASLIPAMEGGERMLLISTVRVGSRVEQHTAAVEAAKANGVKHVAYTSLLGVRTPGNPSVEGFDHLATEKMIEASGLAWTHLRNSLYAEAVATAMAIPALQAGHKPENAGDGRVPIVSRDDCVATAVGVLTQDGHANTSVDVTGPEMWTLPDAMKLISQMAGKPIEVEPVDDEGMFRYFDSLGVARKASDVVPDGPIPWASEGMVTFGQSIREGFMDVESDDVERIAGRKPRALKSVLEQYRHLWPR, encoded by the coding sequence TTGGGCAAGATCATCGTTACCGGCGCGTCCGGTCAGTTCGGCCATGCGGCAGCGAAAATGCTGCTGGAGCGCATTCCGGCCGAGGACCTCATCGTGCTCAGCCGCACCACCGACAAGCTGGCCGAGTTCGTCGAAGCCGGAGCGCATGTCCGCCAGGCCGATTTCGACGATCCGGCCTCGCTGATCCCGGCCATGGAAGGCGGCGAGCGCATGTTGCTCATCTCCACGGTGCGGGTGGGGAGCCGCGTCGAACAGCATACCGCCGCGGTCGAGGCGGCCAAGGCGAACGGCGTGAAGCATGTCGCCTATACCTCGCTGCTGGGCGTACGCACGCCGGGCAATCCCTCGGTCGAAGGTTTCGACCATCTCGCCACAGAGAAGATGATCGAGGCGTCGGGCCTCGCGTGGACGCACTTGCGCAACAGCCTCTACGCGGAGGCCGTCGCCACGGCGATGGCGATTCCCGCGCTTCAGGCGGGGCACAAGCCGGAGAACGCCGGCGACGGCCGCGTGCCGATCGTCAGCCGCGACGACTGCGTCGCGACCGCGGTCGGCGTGCTGACGCAGGACGGGCACGCCAACACCTCCGTCGACGTTACCGGACCGGAGATGTGGACCTTGCCGGATGCCATGAAGCTCATCTCGCAAATGGCTGGAAAGCCAATAGAAGTCGAGCCGGTCGATGACGAGGGCATGTTCCGCTACTTCGATTCGCTGGGAGTGGCGCGCAAGGCCTCGGACGTCGTCCCCGACGGTCCGATCCCCTGGGCCAGCGAGGGCATGGTGACCTTCGGCCAGTCGATCCGCGAGGGATTCATGGACGTCGAGTCCGACGACGTCGAGCGTATTGCCGGCCGCAAGCCGCGCGCGCTGAAGAGCGTACTCGAGCAGTACCGGCACCTGTGGCCGCGATGA
- a CDS encoding nuclear transport factor 2 family protein → MSKLSIEDRLGLQDLIAAYSWALDTGDADGLVDCFTEDCVMSEEVFEDPDVWEGHEGIRGLMKHYANAPGFPGRQHHVTQVQYTPQDDGSVKMRSFAFVTECEAEPPYTLRFAGWYDDHAVKGPGGQWRFRKRIVRLWDGEVLKNFPGRGQWVPRKRPDSLIIKR, encoded by the coding sequence ATGAGCAAACTGTCCATCGAGGACCGCCTCGGCCTGCAGGACCTGATCGCCGCCTATTCCTGGGCGCTCGACACCGGCGACGCCGACGGCCTCGTCGACTGCTTCACCGAAGACTGCGTGATGAGCGAGGAAGTGTTCGAGGATCCCGACGTGTGGGAAGGCCACGAGGGCATTCGCGGGCTTATGAAGCATTACGCCAATGCCCCCGGCTTCCCCGGCCGCCAGCACCACGTGACGCAGGTTCAGTACACCCCGCAGGACGACGGCAGCGTCAAGATGCGCAGTTTCGCTTTCGTCACCGAATGCGAGGCCGAGCCGCCCTACACCCTGCGCTTCGCCGGCTGGTACGACGACCACGCGGTCAAGGGCCCCGGCGGCCAGTGGCGCTTCCGCAAACGCATCGTGCGGCTGTGGGACGGCGAGGTGCTCAAGAACTTCCCCGGCCGCGGCCAGTGGGTGCCGAGGAAGCGGCCGGATTCGCTGATAATCAAGCGCTAG
- a CDS encoding c-type cytochrome, producing MTLKLTSGVLAAGVLLLCATQANSQAGADAVSARPEQHGGPAPMPKPVTASSRPNATGGERAYLEKCAMCHAPPGMGVGLLARRVDEPNLELRDNLTADYVIAFARNGIGNMPAIPRGEVSDAEMKAIADYLAAGPHPQEVAK from the coding sequence ATGACCCTAAAGCTAACTTCAGGTGTCCTCGCCGCTGGCGTTTTGCTGCTTTGTGCGACGCAGGCAAACTCGCAGGCCGGGGCCGATGCGGTTTCAGCCCGGCCCGAGCAGCACGGCGGCCCGGCACCGATGCCCAAGCCGGTCACCGCATCCTCGCGCCCGAACGCCACCGGCGGCGAGCGGGCCTATCTGGAAAAGTGCGCGATGTGCCACGCCCCGCCCGGCATGGGCGTGGGCCTGCTCGCCCGCCGGGTCGACGAGCCGAACCTCGAACTGCGCGACAACCTGACCGCGGACTATGTCATCGCTTTCGCGCGGAACGGCATCGGCAACATGCCGGCGATTCCGCGCGGCGAGGTGTCCGACGCGGAGATGAAGGCGATCGCCGATTACCTTGCCGCCGGTCCCCACCCGCAAGAGGTGGCGAAGTGA
- a CDS encoding FAD-binding oxidoreductase — MADIPLPPGFTAQKMDQARKAFEAALGADKVFFEDIDRLGYSDKFAIDDDAHHPSGAIGPTSVEEIQAAVKIANQYRLPLWPISRGKNFGYGTAAPELAGSVVMDLSGMKKIEFDPVNGVATLEPGVGFYDLYDYLQKNDLPFWLSTPGNSWGSVIGNALDRGVGYTPYGENTKFLCGLEVVLPTGELVRTGMGAFEGAPTWGLYPFGFGPAWDQMFVQSNFGIVTKANMWLMPEPESLMGMDVEFDRPEDLKAMVDTIGPLRREGLLRQSPSIGNWLRAASILTTRDEWTDKPGALSDDVIDAIRKKFNIGWWGVSLRLYGREDMNKAAYKVLEREIGAIKPMLVKPASWVKGQPIERSAITGTPMTFPLQNANWYGGRGGHIGFSPILPQDGDKALAQFQRTYARYKEYGMDYQGSFAFGERHLINVNAMIIDKDNAEKMAKIDTFFRALVADAKANGYGEYRTHLDYMDLVARTYDWNDNALRKLNETVKNALDPNGILAPGKSGIWPKDLAGERKQ, encoded by the coding sequence ATGGCAGACATTCCCCTTCCGCCTGGCTTCACGGCCCAGAAGATGGACCAGGCGCGCAAGGCCTTCGAGGCCGCGCTCGGCGCCGACAAGGTCTTCTTCGAGGACATCGACCGACTGGGCTACAGCGACAAGTTCGCCATCGACGATGACGCGCATCACCCCTCCGGCGCCATAGGCCCGACTTCGGTCGAGGAAATTCAGGCCGCGGTGAAAATCGCCAACCAGTATCGGCTGCCGCTGTGGCCGATCAGCCGAGGCAAGAACTTCGGTTACGGCACTGCCGCGCCCGAGCTGGCCGGTTCGGTGGTGATGGACCTGTCGGGCATGAAAAAAATCGAGTTCGACCCCGTCAACGGGGTCGCCACCCTGGAACCGGGGGTGGGGTTTTACGACCTCTACGATTACCTGCAGAAGAACGACTTGCCGTTCTGGCTCTCGACGCCTGGCAATTCGTGGGGCTCGGTGATCGGCAACGCGCTCGACCGCGGAGTCGGCTACACGCCTTACGGCGAGAACACCAAGTTCCTCTGCGGTCTCGAAGTGGTCCTGCCGACCGGCGAACTGGTGCGCACCGGGATGGGGGCCTTCGAGGGCGCGCCAACCTGGGGGCTATATCCGTTCGGCTTCGGCCCGGCCTGGGACCAGATGTTCGTTCAGTCGAACTTCGGGATCGTGACCAAGGCCAACATGTGGCTCATGCCCGAGCCGGAAAGCCTGATGGGCATGGACGTCGAGTTCGACAGGCCCGAGGATCTCAAGGCCATGGTCGACACCATCGGCCCGCTGCGCCGCGAGGGCTTGCTGCGGCAATCGCCCAGCATCGGCAACTGGCTGCGCGCCGCGTCCATCCTCACCACGCGCGACGAATGGACCGACAAGCCCGGTGCGCTGTCCGACGACGTGATCGACGCGATCCGCAAGAAGTTCAACATCGGCTGGTGGGGCGTCTCGCTGCGGCTCTACGGCCGCGAGGATATGAACAAGGCGGCCTACAAGGTGCTCGAGCGCGAGATCGGGGCAATCAAGCCGATGCTGGTCAAGCCGGCGAGCTGGGTAAAAGGCCAGCCGATCGAGCGCTCGGCGATCACCGGCACACCGATGACCTTCCCACTGCAGAACGCGAACTGGTACGGGGGGCGCGGCGGCCACATCGGCTTCTCGCCGATCCTGCCGCAGGACGGCGACAAGGCGCTGGCGCAGTTCCAGCGGACCTATGCCCGCTACAAGGAATATGGAATGGACTACCAGGGCAGCTTCGCGTTCGGCGAGCGGCACCTGATCAACGTCAACGCGATGATCATCGACAAGGACAACGCGGAGAAGATGGCGAAGATCGACACCTTCTTCCGCGCCCTGGTGGCCGACGCCAAGGCCAACGGCTACGGCGAATACCGCACCCACCTCGATTACATGGACCTCGTCGCCCGGACCTACGACTGGAACGACAATGCGCTGCGCAAGCTCAACGAAACGGTGAAGAACGCGCTCGATCCCAATGGAATCCTTGCCCCCGGCAAGAGCGGGATCTGGCCCAAAGACCTGGCAGGGGAGCGCAAGCAATGA
- a CDS encoding SDR family NAD(P)-dependent oxidoreductase produces the protein MDPQGKVAVVSGGNSGLGEGGVKRLLADGATVVSLDVAGAAPEGAETIGCDVSDENSVKSAVDEVLDRHGRIDILLNNAGIGGISAIASEEGPGDMDLFRRIVGVNLIGATQVVAHVAHAMTKNAPSGPDGERGVIVNSCSIASFEGQEGMSAYTASKSALHALTLVWARDLGKYGIRVNGVAPGLMDTPMVAGLPEPMIEVLLQDNEFPRRAGRADEYADVVDFLIRTPLINAEVIRLDGGARPPARAKWATG, from the coding sequence ATGGATCCGCAAGGCAAGGTCGCCGTGGTCAGCGGAGGCAACTCCGGGCTCGGCGAGGGGGGCGTCAAGCGCCTGCTGGCCGACGGCGCGACCGTCGTGTCGCTCGACGTCGCCGGCGCGGCGCCGGAGGGTGCCGAAACCATCGGATGCGACGTCAGCGACGAGAATTCGGTCAAGAGTGCGGTCGATGAAGTTCTCGATCGACATGGCCGGATCGACATCCTGCTCAACAATGCCGGCATCGGCGGGATCTCCGCCATTGCGAGCGAAGAGGGGCCTGGCGACATGGACCTGTTCCGTCGCATCGTCGGCGTCAACCTGATCGGCGCCACCCAAGTCGTGGCGCACGTCGCCCATGCGATGACGAAGAACGCCCCATCCGGACCCGACGGCGAGCGCGGGGTGATCGTCAACTCCTGCTCGATCGCCAGCTTCGAAGGGCAGGAGGGGATGAGCGCCTACACCGCGTCGAAGTCCGCGCTCCACGCGCTGACGCTGGTCTGGGCGCGCGACCTCGGCAAGTACGGCATTCGCGTGAACGGCGTCGCGCCCGGGCTTATGGATACCCCGATGGTCGCCGGTCTGCCCGAGCCGATGATCGAGGTGCTGCTGCAGGATAACGAGTTCCCCCGCCGCGCGGGCCGGGCCGACGAATATGCGGATGTGGTCGACTTCCTGATCCGCACCCCCCTGATCAATGCCGAGGTGATCCGCCTCGACGGCGGCGCCAGACCGCCGGCGCGGGCCAAGTGGGCCACCGGTTGA